The DNA region TTCAGCAGGCCAATTGCCAGAACCTTGATCATCCCAAAGCTCATCCCGCCCTGCCGCATACCCGTGATGATCAATGTAATAACGGTCGAAAAAACGATCAGATCAATCGCCAGCACCATCAGCACCGGCCCCACGGCCTGCGGCCCCATCAAGACCACCAACATCGGTACACCCAAAAATCCGGTATTTCCGATCACCGCGCATTGCGCCTCAACCGCCGCCTCCTCGATCGAGACCTTGCGCCAGCGCGCCACGCCAAAGGCCAGCGCATAGACCACGGTGCAGCCCAGCAAATAGGCCGCCACAAAACGCGTGTCCCAAACCTCGGCCAGTGACAGGTTGGCCGCGAACCGAAACAGCATCGCAGACAGAGCAAAGTAGAACACGAACTTCGTCAGCCAAGCCGTTGCTTCCGGTGTAAAAAACCGAATGCGCGCCGCCCAATAGCCAAGTCCGATCAGCGCGAAAAAGGGGAGAGTTTTGAGGAGGATGGGCAGCATCAATCACGGCTTTCACAACGGGCTGCCCTTAGGTTCCATGCCCCCACAAAAGATGCAAGCCAAGACCTCGGTTTCTTTTTGCCCAGAACGATCCGGCCATGTTAACCGAGGATCGATGCGAAACGCCCCAAACCAAAACGTCGTTGGGGTCATTTCGGGCAATCGCCTTAAAATTACGCGGAATCGATTGCGGTAGAGGCGGAAGATGCTCGCCCGAAGCTTACTTCTTTTTAACACCGCCCGTGTCGTTCTGTATTGACCGAATTGTTGGCTTGCCGGAAGGCGGCGGGGCGGGGGCAGTCGTTTTCTTATCAGACATCATCATTATCCTAGCTGAAAGTTAGTACCAACCATGCCGGAACTTGGCAGCACGCGAAAATCAAAGCTAAACGCAAGTTGCCTCTCGCCTCCTCAATAACGCGTTCGTTCTTGTCGAAAAATTTATCGGCGTCCGCAGCAAAACGTAACAATAAATCTTTATGCGGCATTGCTCGGTCGGCGTAATAAATTGCCGTCGCAGGGTTCAGATCAAAGGTGCATTCTTTCCAATTCATGAACGCTTTTACGGCAAAAGTGATCGACAAGGCGAAACACGAAATCACCAACCAGCCGGCAACCCCGATTCCAAGAAACGAATGCGCCAGATCCGCGCCGGGTATCAAAAATTTCGTGCCCGCGATCGACGAAAAAACCGACGCAATCAACCCCGAAATTGCGGCGGCAAAGGAGGCCTGTCCTCGAAAGAATTGGAGATCGGCTTTTTGCGACCTCAGCTGGCCATAGGCCAGCTCATATGCAATTCGTTCGTTTTCACCCATCCACGACGCCCATAAACTCGCGCCATTCGCCCTTGCTCATGCCAGAGGTTTCTTGGGTGACGGCGTCGCCCTTTAGCATCCGGCGCACGCAATCAATCGCTTTGCCGCTCAGCGTGGCGCCGCCCATGCGGTAATCCTCAAACGCGGCAAAGGCGATAGGGACCCAATCGGCAACGACCTTACAGATCGCGTCAGCATAGACACGGATCTCATATTGGGCATGGGCATCGGCGCGCAAACGCAAGAAGTGGAAGAGGTTGTGCAGATCGACCTTCCAATACCATTGCGTGTAAATATTGGCGGGAAGGTTCATGCGGGCCAGTTCGCGCGCAAGCCCTTGCTGACCCTCTTGCGACAGCATGGATTCGTAGTGGTCATAGGCGGTGT from Pseudorhodobacter turbinis includes:
- a CDS encoding AEC family transporter, coding for MLPILLKTLPFFALIGLGYWAARIRFFTPEATAWLTKFVFYFALSAMLFRFAANLSLAEVWDTRFVAAYLLGCTVVYALAFGVARWRKVSIEEAAVEAQCAVIGNTGFLGVPMLVVLMGPQAVGPVLMVLAIDLIVFSTVITLIITGMRQGGMSFGMIKVLAIGLLKNPMIVSMALGLCWSTTGVAVPEPANDFMALLGGAATPCALFAIGASLAGKSAERLAVAGWLSFCKLVLHPAAVAFAALAIFHVDPEAAGVMIAAAALPVAGNVYILAQHFGVAPQRVSASILISTVVSILTVTIVMALVMG